One part of the Sorangiineae bacterium MSr11954 genome encodes these proteins:
- a CDS encoding D-glycerate dehydrogenase, with protein sequence MKSHPRIFVSGPLPGRAMEWLRAIGDVTLGEPGVGVRSPDFLAHAASFEALVTYLTDAVDRALLERLPALRLVANVAVGVDNIDVAACAERGVIVTNTPGVLTEATADLAFGLLLAASRRIAEGDRMVRAGGFHGFRFDTLVGARVHGATLGIVGFGRIGQAMARRARGFGMHVLYTQRTPLIPRLEAALGAAYVTMDELFKRSDAVSLHCPLTNETRGLVSAELLATMKPGSILINTARGACVDEAALANALREGPLGAAALDVFARESTSSVHIDQELLAQDNVVFTPHIASADRSTRTAMAETAAENAVAFFRDGTPPNIVHNRLP encoded by the coding sequence GTGTCGGCGTTCGAAGCCCGGATTTTCTCGCGCACGCGGCCTCGTTCGAGGCGCTCGTCACCTACCTCACCGATGCGGTGGATCGCGCGCTGCTCGAGCGCCTGCCCGCGCTTCGCTTGGTGGCCAATGTGGCGGTGGGGGTCGACAACATCGATGTCGCCGCCTGCGCGGAGCGTGGCGTGATCGTGACCAATACGCCCGGTGTCCTCACCGAGGCCACGGCGGACCTCGCCTTCGGCCTCTTGCTCGCCGCCTCCCGGCGCATCGCCGAGGGCGACCGCATGGTCCGCGCCGGCGGCTTTCATGGTTTCCGCTTCGACACCTTGGTCGGCGCGCGCGTTCACGGGGCCACCCTGGGCATCGTGGGCTTCGGCCGCATCGGGCAAGCCATGGCGCGGAGAGCGCGCGGCTTCGGAATGCATGTACTTTACACCCAACGAACTCCACTCATCCCCCGGCTCGAGGCTGCCCTCGGCGCCGCGTACGTGACCATGGACGAGCTGTTCAAGCGCTCCGACGCCGTCTCGCTCCACTGCCCGCTCACCAACGAGACGCGCGGTCTCGTTTCGGCCGAGCTCCTCGCCACCATGAAGCCCGGCTCCATCTTGATCAACACGGCGCGCGGGGCGTGCGTCGACGAGGCGGCCCTGGCCAACGCGCTGCGCGAGGGTCCGCTGGGGGCCGCCGCGCTCGACGTCTTCGCACGCGAGAGCACGTCGTCGGTGCATATCGACCAGGAGCTCCTGGCGCAGGACAATGTCGTCTTCACACCGCACATCGCCAGCGCGGATCGGAGCACCCGCACCGCCATGGCGGAGACCGCCGCCGAAAATGCCGTCGCCTTCTTTCGCGACGGCACCCCGCCCAATATTGTGCACAATCGTCTACCCTAA